The Sporosarcina luteola genome contains a region encoding:
- a CDS encoding SMEK domain-containing protein encodes MNREIYLKLIADALGTLSHQVEYRNSISLYDINIVSEDFFKEFLNLIYGHRLVNLNIIEKNIAAIDLGDIEEKIAIQVTSDNSSTKIRETITKFIDKKLYEKYDRLVILIITRKKSYTSQFETRGTFSFNKENDILDSKDILLEIKEKSTEELMHISKFLQEELVVHVHKVKKKQANEIETIIELIEYLSNNKGKIKRRLESPTDPKHKINKRFNEYAEFLKGLYVELVSLYGDAVEQAITILGLDEVKSLIMGLFLRDISNKFLEEANGNPKIALENLALYFEKLLGESGKEYDLMAIKFFLINETINCNVFPNAEGQDEPISI; translated from the coding sequence ATGAATAGGGAAATATATCTTAAACTAATCGCCGATGCATTGGGTACCCTTTCACATCAAGTAGAATATCGAAATTCAATTAGTCTGTATGATATTAATATTGTATCCGAAGACTTTTTTAAGGAATTCCTAAATTTAATCTACGGACATAGACTAGTTAATTTAAATATCATCGAAAAAAATATAGCCGCAATTGATTTGGGAGATATAGAGGAAAAGATTGCCATTCAAGTCACATCTGATAATTCAAGCACAAAAATAAGGGAAACCATAACAAAGTTTATAGATAAAAAGTTGTATGAAAAGTACGATAGATTAGTAATATTAATAATAACTAGAAAGAAAAGTTACACAAGTCAATTTGAAACACGTGGGACATTTTCATTTAATAAGGAAAATGATATTTTAGATAGTAAGGATATTCTGCTAGAAATAAAGGAAAAAAGTACTGAGGAGTTAATGCATATATCTAAGTTTTTACAAGAGGAATTAGTTGTTCATGTACATAAAGTAAAGAAAAAGCAAGCTAATGAAATTGAAACTATTATTGAACTCATCGAATACTTGAGTAACAATAAAGGTAAAATTAAAAGGCGATTAGAATCTCCAACTGATCCTAAACATAAAATTAATAAAAGGTTCAACGAATACGCTGAATTTCTTAAAGGATTATACGTTGAATTAGTATCCTTGTACGGAGATGCCGTTGAACAAGCAATTACCATATTAGGACTTGATGAAGTTAAATCGTTAATCATGGGGCTTTTCTTAAGAGATATTAGTAATAAATTTTTAGAAGAGGCAAATGGAAACCCGAAAATAGCACTTGAAAACTTAGCATTATATTTCGAAAAATTATTGGGAGAATCCGGAAAAGAATATGATCTTATGGCAATAAAGTTTTTTTTGATAAATGAAACTATAAATTGCAACGTTTTCCCAAATGCGGAGGGTCAAGATGAACCAATTAGTATCTGA